GAAGACAGACTCTAAGCCCGACGATTCCTCGGCTGGGGAACAGGATTCGGCAGCCGGTCCTGGCCCTGGCGTTGCCGGGCTGTGCGAGGCGTGCGGCTTGAGCATTTTGATCCGGTTGACGTGCCCTCGACGGCACCCGAGTTCCAGCTCAGGATCAGCCCGGCGATGACTGCGTCGAGGCCGCGGGCGATGCCGGCGGCGAGGGTGTGGAGGCTGGGCACGGAGGCTTACGGGAGGGCGGCGGCGTAAGAGGACGGGCCGTCATGACCCGACGGCGGAGGTCAGCCGAGTAGCGTCGGATGCTTTCGCGGCCGGGACGGGAGCTGGGCACTTGCGTCATAGGGGGACAGGTCAGCCGCCGCGGGCCGGGGCAGCCACGTAGCGCTCGGCCGCGGAGCGGACCCGTCGAGGTTCGCCGCCACCAGCATTCACGTAGCGGTCAGGTGCGGCGGTTCCCGTTTCCCTCCTTGGAGTGGTTTGGTCCAGCCACTGGGCCGCGGCCGGTGATCTTCCGGTTGCCTCTCGGACAGCAGGCATGGTGCGTACGAGCAGTCCATGCGCCGACACGCGCACAGCAGAGGGGCCACTATGACCGACGGGACGGTTCTATTCGCGGTACACGAGTTCCCACAGAGTCAAGGCGTCGCCGCCGAGCAACTGCGCAGAATCCGCCACGATTTGGAGACCCGAGGCATTGACGTGCGCTGGGCCACCACGGCCGAAGACGCCCAGGCAGTGCTGCGAACCGAGGCGGGCACGGCTGCCGTCGTGCTCGACTGGGACCTTCCCCAGGCCGCCGGAGAAGGCGGCGAAGCAGGCGGTGCCGAGGTACTGCGCCACGTCGGCCGGCGCTTCCAGAATCTCCCCGTCTTCCTGGTCACGAACGGCGAAGACCTGGAACACCTGCCCTTGTGGGTGGCCGAAACGGTGATCGGCTACATCTGGCCGCTGGAGGACACCGCGCCCTTCATCGCCGGACGCATCGCCAGCGCCGCCCGCGGCTACCAGCACGACCTGCTACCCCCGTTCTTCAAGGCACTGCGCCGCTTCGACCACGCGCACGAGTACTCCTGGCACACCCCTGCCCACTCCGGCGGTGTCGCCTTCCTCAAGTCCCCCGTCGGCCGGGCCTTCCACGACTACTTCGGGGAACGGCTGCTGCGCAGCGACCTGTCCATCTCCGTCGGGGAACTCGGTTCCCTCTTCGAACACACCGGCCCGGTAGGTGCCGCCGAGCGCAACGCCGCCCGCGTCTTCGGCGCCGACCGCACCTACTTCGTACTCCACGGCGACTCCACCTGCGACCGGATGGTCGGTCACTTCAGCGTCACCCAGGACGAGATCGCACTGGTGGACCGCAACTGCCACAAGTCGGTGCTGCATGGTCTGGTCCTCTCTGGAGCCCGGCCGGTCTACCTGGTCCCCACCCGCAACGGCTACGGTCTGGCAGGCCCCCTGCCGCCCGCCGAGATTCAGGCACCCTCGGTCGCCTCCCGGGCCGGCCGCAACCCACTGGCCCAGGGCGCCGTCTCGCCCACGGCGCAGTACGCGGTGCTGACGAACTCCACCTACGACGGCCTGTGTTACGACACCGTCCAGGTCGCCCAGGCCCTCGCACCCAGTACCCCTCGGCTCCACTTCGACGAAGCCTGGTTCGCCTACGCCCGCTTCCACCCCCTTTACGCCGGCCGCTACGGCATGGCGGTGGGCCACGAAACCTTCCCCGGACCCGAACGCCCCACAGTCTTCTCCACCCAGTCCACCCACAAGCTGCTGGCCGCCCTGTCACAGAGCGCCATGGTGCACATCAAATCCGCACCCCGGGCGCCGGTGGAGCACGACCGGTTCAACGAGGCGTTCATGATGCACGGCACCACCTCACCGCTGTATCCGATGATCGCCTCCCTCGACGTGGCCACGGCGATGATGGACGGCCCCCAGGGCCGCTGCCTTATCGACGAAGCGGTGACCGAAGCCATCCGCTTTCGCCAGACGGTCGTACGCGTCGCCCGGCGCATCGCCGCCGCTGCCGACGACCGGCCCGACTGGTTCTTCGGCGTCTGGCAACCCGCGGCCGTGACCGACCCGGCCACCGGCGAGCGTCTCCCCTTCGCCGACGCCTCCCTGGAACGGCTGCGCACCGATCCGTCCTGCTGGCAGCTGGAGCCCGACGCCGACTGGCACGGCTTCACCGGACTGACCAAGGGCTACTGCCTGCTCGATCCCATCAAGGTCACCCTCACCTGCCCCGGCATCGACGCCACCGGCCAGATGTCCTCCTGGGGCATCCCCGCCCGCATCCTCACCGCCTACCTGGCCACCAGGGACATCGTGGTGGAGAAGACCGACAGCTACACCACGCTCATCCTCTTCTCCATGGGGATCACCAAGGGCAAGTGGGGAACCCTGATGGACGCCCTCATGGACTTCAAAACGCTCTACGACCACGACGCACCCCTGGAGCGGGTACTGCCCGAGCTGGTCGCCGCCCACCCCCACCGCTACACCGGCCAGACCCTGCGCGGGTTGTGCCAGGAGATGCACGACCACCTGCGCGGTGCCCGCCTGGTCGAGCTGCTCGACACCGCATTCCAGGAGCTGCCCGAGCCCGTCACCCCGCCCCAGCACTGCTATCAGCGCCTCATCCGCGGCGGCACCGAGCGGGTAAGGCTGACCGACGCGGCCGGCCGGGTGGCCGCTGCCATGGTCACCGTCACCCCGCCGGGCATCCCCGTCCTCATGCCCGGCGAAAACACCGGCGCCCACGACGGCCCGCTGCTGCGGTACCTGACCGCCCTGGAGTCCTTCGACAGGCGCTTCCCCGGCTTTCACAGCGAGACCCACGGCGTCACCGTCGCTGCGGACACCGGCGACTACCTCATCGAATGCGTACGCCAGATCCCCGCCCAGCAAACCGGCCGCGCCACCGGAGAGCACCACTCGACACCGACGCCGCAC
This portion of the Streptomyces sp. 2114.4 genome encodes:
- a CDS encoding Orn/Lys/Arg decarboxylase N-terminal domain-containing protein — its product is MTDGTVLFAVHEFPQSQGVAAEQLRRIRHDLETRGIDVRWATTAEDAQAVLRTEAGTAAVVLDWDLPQAAGEGGEAGGAEVLRHVGRRFQNLPVFLVTNGEDLEHLPLWVAETVIGYIWPLEDTAPFIAGRIASAARGYQHDLLPPFFKALRRFDHAHEYSWHTPAHSGGVAFLKSPVGRAFHDYFGERLLRSDLSISVGELGSLFEHTGPVGAAERNAARVFGADRTYFVLHGDSTCDRMVGHFSVTQDEIALVDRNCHKSVLHGLVLSGARPVYLVPTRNGYGLAGPLPPAEIQAPSVASRAGRNPLAQGAVSPTAQYAVLTNSTYDGLCYDTVQVAQALAPSTPRLHFDEAWFAYARFHPLYAGRYGMAVGHETFPGPERPTVFSTQSTHKLLAALSQSAMVHIKSAPRAPVEHDRFNEAFMMHGTTSPLYPMIASLDVATAMMDGPQGRCLIDEAVTEAIRFRQTVVRVARRIAAAADDRPDWFFGVWQPAAVTDPATGERLPFADASLERLRTDPSCWQLEPDADWHGFTGLTKGYCLLDPIKVTLTCPGIDATGQMSSWGIPARILTAYLATRDIVVEKTDSYTTLILFSMGITKGKWGTLMDALMDFKTLYDHDAPLERVLPELVAAHPHRYTGQTLRGLCQEMHDHLRGARLVELLDTAFQELPEPVTPPQHCYQRLIRGGTERVRLTDAAGRVAAAMVTVTPPGIPVLMPGENTGAHDGPLLRYLTALESFDRRFPGFHSETHGVTVAADTGDYLIECVRQIPAQQTGRATGEHHSTPTPHPVGPQRPTD